The following is a genomic window from Halodesulfovibrio marinisediminis DSM 17456.
GGGCGGCCTTCCTTGGAAGAGAAGTTGCCGTTTGTAACTTCGCTTCTGAACCACAGCCAGGTTAAAAATTCCTGACCCAATATAATGTCTGTTGTCTGACCAAGATAATCAGCCATGATGTCTCCTATGCGAAGTTAGCCGGTTCGATGGTATCAATTTTTTCTGCGATATCTTCACCCATAAGGGAGATCGCAAGAGAGTATGGAGTCATCGGCTCAAGATCGACACCGAAGGTTTGAGCAAAGTAATCAACAAACAACTCTAAAACCTTTGCCTGTGTAGAGGCAAAATATACGTCGTTAGTTTGCATGTTCCATACAACATGAAACTCTGCCGGTACCGGAAGGGTACGTGCGCGAAGTTTCAACTGCACCTGTTCTTTCAATTCTTTCTTACGTTCGCGGGAAACGTATTTCTTGCCCTGTTCTTTGATCTTGCGCTCTTCTTCACGAATAGCAATCGAAACATGTTTTTTTAAAACTGCTGCTGGGATACGTCTTGTGTCGAGACGTAACGAAAAGGTCAGGTACGCACCCTTTTCCGGTGGTGCTGTGTGCCAGGAAGAGTCGAGCATGTCGTCAAAACATACCCATCCCCAGCCGCGTTCTTCAGCAGAGTCTTCAATTTCTTTAAAGGCAAACTGTCGAAGTTTTTCAGGAATTTCAGGCCAGAGTTCTTTTGGAACAGGCTCTGTGATCTTATATCGAGTAAATGAAGTACTGGCGTTTAAAAAACCCATATTGCTCTCCTTATGTATAGAGGAGTGTGTAGCGCATCTTTGAACAGTACGCCAGATTATAAGATACAACGTGAGGGGAGTGACAACCATAAATTAAAAATAAAGAAAACCGGATTGTTAAAAGAATATCATAAGAAAAAACGAAAAACCTGTTGACTTGTGAAGAAAAGAGCGTAGATTCCCTCTCCGCTGCTGATGAGGCAGCAACGCTCTTTTTGAGGAAAATATGAAGAAGGATTTTTTTTGAAAACCTGTTGACAGAAACGTCTCGTTTTCGTAAAAAAGACTTCTGCGCTTCAAAAAAGAGCGCAGCAAAACGACAAGTTGAGCAACGTATTAAAAAGTTTCAAAAACTTGTTGACGAAGCGAAAGCGGGCTGGCATAAACGCCAACTCGACGCGAGGCAAATTAGCCGAGCGGAGCTTGAAAAAAGCTCTTTGACAATTAAATAGCGAATCGGATTGATTTAGAGATCAGCTAGCGTCATCCGCTACAATGTAGTGGATGTCACAATACAGAATTATTAAACTGGAGAGTTTGATTCTGGCTCAGATTGAACGCTGGCGGCGTGCCTAACACATGCAAGTCGAACGCGAAAGTTTCTTCGGAAATGAGTAGAGTGGCGCACGGGTGAGTAACGCGTGGATTATCTACCTACTGGTACGGGACAACAGTTGGAAACGACTGCTAATACCGTATACGCTGGTAACGGGAAAGGG
Proteins encoded in this region:
- the rdgC gene encoding recombination-associated protein RdgC, with product MGFLNASTSFTRYKITEPVPKELWPEIPEKLRQFAFKEIEDSAEERGWGWVCFDDMLDSSWHTAPPEKGAYLTFSLRLDTRRIPAAVLKKHVSIAIREEERKIKEQGKKYVSRERKKELKEQVQLKLRARTLPVPAEFHVVWNMQTNDVYFASTQAKVLELFVDYFAQTFGVDLEPMTPYSLAISLMGEDIAEKIDTIEPANFA